The following proteins are co-located in the Agromyces laixinhei genome:
- a CDS encoding ADP-ribosylglycohydrolase family protein: MNPLHLTPVQLDRAAGAVLGSAAGDALGAPYEFRPSVPDDVAIVMKAGGPWQLGEWTDDTSMAIPVLRALARGASLDDEAVQGGIVAEWCDWARTAKDVGIQTRQVLGRATDASAAAARDAARAVHDATGRSAGNGSLMRTGPLALGYLADGREAALAASARSLSGLTHFETDAGDACAIWSLAIRHAIRTGELDLRGPIDVLPAGRRARWHELIDTAERLHPRDIPGSNGWVVAALQAAWAAIVGADTLAGVLERAVRCGNDTDTVAAIAGSLAGARYGASAVPFAWRRHLHGWSGADAAALDADGLVKLAVLAARGGANDRDGWPGGDRFATPRTGTLVRHPHDDGVWLGDLRGLDRLPADVSAVVSLCRVGADQVPQHVGVHHEVWLVDKPGASNNLDLDAVFADTADAIAALRAEGHSVYLHCFEARSRTPSIAAAYSVRHLGVPATRALAEVTAALPHGAPQPWFTEVVERMSVKEQA; encoded by the coding sequence ATGAATCCTCTCCACCTCACGCCCGTGCAGCTCGATCGCGCCGCGGGCGCCGTGCTCGGCTCCGCCGCCGGCGACGCGCTCGGCGCGCCCTACGAGTTCCGCCCCTCGGTGCCCGACGACGTCGCGATCGTGATGAAGGCCGGTGGCCCGTGGCAGCTCGGCGAGTGGACGGATGACACGAGCATGGCCATCCCCGTGCTGCGGGCGCTCGCCCGGGGCGCGTCGCTCGACGACGAGGCCGTCCAGGGCGGCATCGTCGCCGAGTGGTGCGACTGGGCGCGCACCGCGAAAGACGTCGGCATCCAGACCCGGCAGGTGCTCGGTCGAGCGACGGATGCCTCGGCTGCCGCCGCCCGCGACGCCGCCCGTGCCGTGCACGACGCGACGGGTCGCTCCGCCGGAAACGGCTCGCTCATGCGCACCGGGCCCCTGGCCCTGGGCTACCTCGCCGATGGCCGAGAGGCCGCGCTCGCGGCATCCGCTCGCAGTCTTTCTGGTCTCACGCACTTCGAGACCGACGCGGGTGACGCGTGTGCGATCTGGTCGCTCGCGATCCGGCACGCGATCCGCACGGGCGAGCTCGACCTGCGCGGCCCGATCGATGTGCTGCCGGCAGGGCGCCGTGCGCGCTGGCACGAGCTCATCGATACGGCGGAGCGGCTGCATCCGCGTGACATCCCCGGCAGCAACGGATGGGTCGTGGCCGCGCTGCAGGCCGCATGGGCGGCGATCGTGGGCGCCGACACCCTCGCCGGGGTGCTCGAGCGCGCCGTGCGCTGCGGCAACGACACCGACACGGTCGCGGCGATCGCCGGCTCGCTCGCCGGCGCCAGGTACGGCGCGAGCGCGGTGCCGTTCGCGTGGCGGCGGCACCTGCACGGCTGGTCGGGGGCGGATGCCGCGGCGCTCGACGCCGACGGGCTCGTGAAGCTCGCCGTGCTCGCGGCGCGAGGCGGGGCGAACGATCGCGACGGCTGGCCGGGCGGCGACCGGTTCGCGACGCCCCGCACGGGCACCCTCGTGCGGCACCCGCACGACGACGGCGTGTGGCTCGGCGACCTGCGCGGTCTCGACCGGCTGCCCGCAGACGTATCGGCGGTGGTGTCGCTCTGCCGGGTGGGTGCCGACCAGGTGCCGCAGCACGTCGGAGTGCACCACGAGGTGTGGCTCGTCGACAAGCCCGGCGCCTCGAACAACCTCGACCTCGACGCCGTCTTCGCCGACACGGCCGACGCCATCGCGGCACTGCGTGCGGAGGGCCATAGCGTGTACCTGCACTGCTTCGAGGCCCGCAGCCGCACCCCATCCATCGCGGCGGCGTACTCGGTGCGGCACCTCGGGGTTCCCGCCACGCGGGCGCTCGCCGAGGTCACGGCTGCGCTGCCGCACGGTGCCCCGCAGCCGTGGTTCACCGAGGTGGTGGAGCGGATGAGCGTAAAGGAGCAGGCATGA
- a CDS encoding GmrSD restriction endonuclease domain-containing protein: MKVSDLLHQVDSGDIALPEFQRGYVWNGDQVRGLFTSLYRGYPVGGFMTWITPAAGASARGGVSTDGTVKLLLDGQQRVTSLYGVIRGAAPKFFEGNAKAFIDLYFNVADQNFEFYAPVKMKSDPAWVDVSRLFLEGPGAFLPAMMQLADGDAKQQAEYFNRLMALANIDKRDFHIEEVVGPDKTIDIVVDIFNRVNSGGTKLSKGDLALAKVCASWPEARQEFNAVLDLWRKAGFTFKLDWLLRVVNGIVTGNAPFTALANTPIVNVQEGLRKAQRYVSGWLDVISGRLGLDHDRVLFSKYALVLLARYSHLHGGKLPDAAAQSRLLAWYIHTGMWGRYAGSSESALAQDLEAVERDGVDGLFGTLRQSRGDLAVRESDFAGNSMGSRFYPTLYLLTRTHIARDFGTGVALSSSLLGHNTSLDVHHIFPKALLYAAGYSRGEVNAVANFCFLTKHTNISMSATPPAEYMPRVEADFPGALSSQWVPEDPQLWNVERFREFLASRRELLAKAMNDFLKDLESGHGAQSELVRGAAVTLAEEERDAEDTELKDLVDWMVTEGYSAPDMGTEVVDDDTGVILCNADALWANGLQEGIGEPVLLERDEPDAVERLKVLGYEVFTTVAALREYVSRR; this comes from the coding sequence GTGAAGGTCAGCGATCTTCTGCATCAGGTCGATTCCGGTGATATCGCACTTCCTGAGTTTCAGCGAGGTTACGTCTGGAACGGCGATCAAGTTCGAGGACTGTTCACATCGCTCTACCGGGGATACCCCGTCGGCGGATTCATGACGTGGATCACGCCTGCGGCCGGCGCGAGTGCCCGTGGCGGTGTCTCCACGGATGGAACGGTGAAGCTGCTTCTCGACGGGCAGCAACGTGTGACCTCCCTCTACGGGGTTATCCGCGGCGCTGCACCCAAGTTCTTCGAGGGAAACGCCAAAGCATTCATTGACTTGTACTTCAACGTCGCCGATCAGAACTTTGAGTTCTATGCACCCGTAAAGATGAAGTCGGACCCTGCGTGGGTCGACGTGAGCAGGCTCTTCCTTGAGGGCCCCGGCGCGTTCCTACCGGCGATGATGCAGCTCGCCGACGGTGACGCAAAGCAGCAGGCCGAGTATTTCAACCGCCTGATGGCGCTCGCGAACATCGACAAGCGCGATTTCCATATCGAAGAAGTCGTGGGCCCGGACAAGACCATCGACATAGTCGTCGACATCTTCAACCGTGTCAATTCGGGTGGGACGAAGCTTTCGAAGGGTGACCTGGCTCTTGCGAAGGTGTGTGCTTCGTGGCCAGAAGCACGGCAAGAGTTCAACGCTGTCCTTGACCTCTGGCGAAAGGCGGGCTTCACCTTCAAGCTCGATTGGCTCCTTCGGGTCGTCAACGGCATCGTCACCGGCAACGCACCGTTCACCGCGCTTGCGAACACTCCGATCGTCAATGTGCAGGAAGGCCTCAGGAAAGCGCAGCGGTATGTCAGCGGCTGGTTGGACGTCATTTCGGGTCGCCTGGGACTCGATCACGATCGAGTGCTGTTCAGCAAGTACGCTCTCGTTCTTCTGGCGCGCTACTCCCACCTCCACGGAGGCAAGCTTCCGGATGCCGCGGCGCAGAGCCGACTCTTGGCCTGGTACATCCACACCGGAATGTGGGGACGATATGCAGGCTCATCGGAGTCAGCATTGGCTCAAGATCTCGAAGCGGTCGAAAGAGATGGCGTCGACGGGCTCTTCGGGACGCTTCGCCAGTCACGCGGTGACCTCGCGGTTCGAGAGAGTGATTTCGCAGGAAACTCGATGGGATCTCGCTTCTATCCGACCCTCTACCTGCTGACCCGGACTCACATTGCACGCGACTTCGGAACCGGGGTGGCTCTCTCGAGCTCTCTGCTTGGGCACAACACCTCCTTGGATGTGCACCACATCTTCCCGAAAGCCCTGCTCTATGCAGCGGGATACAGCCGCGGCGAAGTCAATGCCGTCGCCAACTTCTGCTTCCTAACGAAGCACACGAACATCAGCATGAGCGCCACCCCTCCGGCCGAGTACATGCCGCGAGTCGAGGCCGATTTTCCCGGAGCCCTTTCGAGTCAATGGGTGCCGGAGGATCCGCAACTGTGGAACGTGGAACGATTCCGGGAGTTCCTAGCGTCGCGTCGCGAACTGCTCGCAAAGGCGATGAATGACTTCCTGAAGGATCTGGAGTCCGGCCACGGAGCACAGTCCGAGCTCGTGCGTGGTGCGGCTGTCACGTTGGCTGAGGAAGAGCGCGACGCCGAGGATACCGAGCTGAAAGACCTCGTCGATTGGATGGTCACGGAGGGTTACTCCGCTCCCGATATGGGGACGGAGGTCGTGGATGACGACACGGGCGTCATTCTCTGCAACGCCGACGCCCTTTGGGCGAACGGACTGCAGGAAGGTATTGGAGAACCCGTCCTGCTGGAACGAGACGAGCCTGATGCTGTCGAAAGGCTCAAAGTCCTCGGGTACGAGGTATTCACAACGGTCGCAGCGCTGCGGGAATACGTATCGAGGCGGTGA
- a CDS encoding 5' nucleotidase, NT5C type — translation MTKKIVYIDLDNTLVDFRSALPRLDPARDRDTDESDLDDIPGIFALMDAMPGAVDAFNALSKEYDVYILSTAPWNNPSAWSDKLLWVQKHLATDASGPAYKRLILSHHKHLNRGDYLIDDRAARGASEFEGEWLQFGVAPYETWADVTGYLLANGQSRIDAGVDE, via the coding sequence ATGACCAAGAAGATCGTCTACATCGACCTCGACAATACGCTCGTCGACTTCCGCTCGGCGCTGCCGCGCCTCGACCCGGCGCGTGACCGCGACACCGACGAATCCGATCTCGACGACATCCCGGGCATCTTCGCGCTGATGGACGCGATGCCGGGCGCCGTTGATGCGTTCAACGCACTGTCGAAGGAGTACGACGTCTACATCCTGTCGACGGCGCCGTGGAACAACCCGTCGGCCTGGAGCGACAAGTTGCTCTGGGTGCAGAAGCACCTCGCGACGGATGCCTCGGGCCCCGCGTACAAGCGCCTCATCTTGTCGCACCACAAGCACCTCAACCGCGGCGACTACCTCATCGACGACCGCGCCGCGCGCGGCGCTTCGGAGTTCGAGGGCGAATGGCTGCAGTTCGGCGTGGCGCCATACGAGACGTGGGCGGATGTTACGGGGTATCTGTTGGCGAATGGGCAGTCGCGAATCGACGCCGGAGTCGACGAATGA
- a CDS encoding SIR2 family NAD-dependent protein deacylase: MPDSAPRSHVFIIRGDITNLACDAWLLPSDSRMEVADAWLSAVPDAAGRLPAAARRAIDRDEILAARLDTHEGDPVPILTTVPLYGVRQTDDLRPAVRAFIEAGAAAPHYTKRPTRLLAMPFFGAQGGGGSALRGDILRVLLDEAGSTAERLGVDVALVLRDEKAYALAQHVRRTEHGWEGLDHALVEKARTLGDHAKAGRLVPFMGSGVSVSAGAPVWSELLRRLAHDAGLDDVEREQLSNRDPLDQAALLRAAFEARDGTAKHAFSAAVAQHVERKRYGLAPALLASLDSEQAITLNYDTLFEQAARDAGRPRIVLPDESSVRDDWLLKLHGSVTNPETIVLTRDDYLGFNSGRAALSALVKATLMTRHLLFVGFGLRDDHFHEIAHDVQRAVDGKAHLGTVLTLASDPLDEKLWQGRLDFISMSPSEAASMDPSAQRADAARKLEIFLDIVLAYASDGHSYLLDPDFAHALTPAELHVRDLLMRLARDADESAHETAAWARVDVLLGELGAERITGSSPTR, from the coding sequence ATGCCCGATAGCGCACCACGTAGTCACGTCTTCATCATCCGCGGCGACATCACGAACCTCGCCTGCGACGCCTGGCTGCTTCCGAGCGATTCGCGGATGGAGGTGGCCGATGCGTGGCTCAGTGCAGTTCCGGATGCCGCGGGGCGCCTCCCAGCCGCCGCACGTCGTGCCATCGACCGAGACGAGATCCTCGCTGCCAGGCTCGACACGCACGAAGGTGATCCGGTGCCGATCCTCACGACCGTGCCGTTGTATGGCGTTCGTCAGACCGACGACCTTCGACCCGCGGTGCGAGCGTTTATCGAGGCCGGAGCGGCTGCTCCGCATTACACCAAGCGACCCACGCGGCTCCTCGCGATGCCGTTCTTCGGCGCTCAGGGCGGCGGTGGCTCGGCGTTGCGCGGCGACATCCTGCGAGTACTTCTCGATGAAGCCGGTTCCACGGCCGAGCGCCTCGGCGTCGACGTGGCGCTCGTGCTTCGAGACGAGAAGGCGTACGCGCTCGCACAACACGTGCGACGCACGGAGCATGGATGGGAAGGGCTCGACCATGCACTCGTGGAGAAGGCCCGCACCCTCGGCGACCATGCCAAGGCGGGCAGACTCGTGCCCTTCATGGGTTCGGGCGTCAGCGTGTCCGCGGGCGCTCCGGTCTGGAGCGAGCTTCTCCGAAGGCTCGCCCACGACGCCGGCCTCGACGACGTCGAACGCGAACAGCTCTCGAATCGGGATCCGCTCGATCAGGCGGCCCTTCTCCGCGCCGCGTTCGAGGCACGTGATGGCACCGCGAAACACGCATTCTCCGCAGCCGTCGCACAGCACGTCGAACGGAAACGATACGGGCTCGCCCCCGCGCTTCTCGCCTCACTCGACTCCGAGCAGGCCATCACGCTGAACTACGACACCCTCTTCGAGCAGGCCGCAAGGGATGCCGGCCGACCACGCATCGTGCTTCCCGACGAGTCATCCGTGCGCGATGACTGGCTTCTGAAGCTGCACGGCAGCGTGACGAATCCGGAGACGATCGTGCTCACCCGCGACGACTACCTCGGGTTCAACTCCGGTCGTGCGGCACTCAGTGCGCTCGTGAAGGCGACGCTCATGACGCGACACCTGCTGTTCGTGGGCTTCGGGCTGCGCGACGACCATTTCCACGAGATCGCACACGATGTACAACGCGCAGTCGACGGCAAGGCGCACCTCGGCACGGTGCTCACCCTTGCATCCGACCCGCTCGACGAGAAGCTCTGGCAGGGTCGATTGGACTTCATCTCGATGTCGCCTTCGGAAGCAGCCTCCATGGATCCGTCGGCTCAGCGTGCCGACGCTGCCCGGAAGCTAGAGATCTTCCTCGACATCGTGCTCGCCTATGCGAGCGACGGGCACTCCTACCTTCTGGACCCCGACTTCGCACACGCGCTGACGCCGGCCGAACTCCACGTGCGCGACCTGCTTATGCGTCTCGCTCGAGACGCCGACGAATCCGCGCACGAAACCGCCGCTTGGGCGCGGGTGGATGTGCTGCTCGGTGAACTCGGGGCCGAGCGCATCACAGGTTCATCCCCAACGCGATGA
- a CDS encoding VOC family protein codes for MAIRLDNVGIAVRDIEAAISFFTDLGLTVVGRDTVSGEWADTAVGLDGNHAKIAVLQTPDGHGRLEFFEYIHPDAIETEPTLPNEIGMHRVAFAVDDIDAALAIAARHGYSPLRGVATYEDVYKLTYLRGPSGILVMFAQELKPAAS; via the coding sequence ATGGCCATCAGACTCGACAACGTCGGCATCGCCGTGCGCGACATCGAAGCAGCGATCTCGTTCTTCACCGACCTCGGGCTCACCGTGGTCGGCCGCGACACGGTCAGCGGTGAGTGGGCCGACACCGCCGTCGGCCTCGACGGGAATCACGCGAAGATCGCGGTGCTCCAGACGCCGGACGGCCACGGGCGCCTCGAGTTCTTCGAGTACATCCACCCGGATGCGATCGAGACGGAGCCGACGCTTCCGAACGAGATCGGCATGCACCGCGTCGCGTTCGCCGTCGACGACATCGACGCCGCCCTCGCGATCGCGGCGAGACACGGCTACTCCCCGCTTCGGGGCGTGGCCACCTACGAGGACGTCTACAAGCTCACCTACCTGCGCGGTCCCAGCGGGATCCTCGTGATGTTCGCCCAGGAGCTCAAGCCGGCAGCATCGTGA
- a CDS encoding plasmid pRiA4b ORF-3 family protein — translation MTSRERFRLRISLLRSSPEIWRTIDVDGALRLDELHDAIQIAMGWRDSHLHEFTETDPHPQARGLPQIGRPVRRWMPDDQLAEEQHDAEFTARFGGPLDALGRTGPAEQLIDEHEADVASVFDQSGGPIYYWYDFGDDWWHLIELIEREGVDAPGASQPKWERRVELVSGDRRGPFEDSGGVHGYDQLVERLADDRAPEHAEAAGWVAFTTWPDALPQPFDPEAFDRDGVDDELRLRFELGSDMSGLVLGRDDDPVDETAPLVELLTALAPPLRSVLRRRLRAAGALDPVVIDIDTAERMVRPFTWLLRRVGADGLTLTKAGWMPPATVREGMTALGWIDEWFGTANREDNTSPIRELRAAARTFGLVRVAKGRLLRTANGTKLADDPIALWRFIATALVERRRGEADRLAAMLVAVEVACGGDGELQPLSSAVARGLDALGWRRPDNWPLAADDARYLVRPIWYTLGQLAVFGPDHDRVFAWPLPPRPPVAEGRAFARAMLGIR, via the coding sequence GTGACTTCACGCGAACGCTTCCGCCTGCGCATTTCCCTGCTCCGCAGCTCGCCCGAGATCTGGCGCACCATCGACGTCGACGGTGCGCTGCGGCTCGATGAGCTGCACGACGCGATCCAAATCGCGATGGGATGGCGCGACAGCCACCTCCACGAATTCACCGAGACCGACCCGCACCCGCAGGCGCGGGGGCTGCCGCAGATCGGCCGCCCGGTCCGACGGTGGATGCCCGACGACCAACTCGCCGAGGAGCAGCACGACGCCGAGTTCACCGCCCGGTTCGGCGGCCCGCTCGACGCGCTCGGCCGCACCGGCCCCGCCGAACAGCTGATCGACGAGCACGAGGCCGATGTGGCATCCGTCTTCGATCAGAGCGGCGGCCCCATCTACTACTGGTACGACTTCGGCGACGACTGGTGGCACCTGATCGAGCTCATCGAGCGCGAAGGCGTCGACGCGCCTGGCGCGTCGCAACCGAAGTGGGAGCGGCGCGTCGAGCTCGTCAGCGGCGATCGCCGCGGGCCGTTCGAGGACTCGGGCGGCGTGCACGGCTACGACCAGCTCGTCGAGAGGCTCGCCGACGACCGGGCCCCCGAGCACGCCGAGGCGGCCGGCTGGGTGGCGTTCACGACGTGGCCGGATGCCTTGCCGCAACCGTTCGACCCCGAAGCATTCGACCGCGACGGGGTCGATGACGAGTTGCGCCTGCGCTTCGAACTCGGGAGCGACATGTCGGGGCTCGTGCTCGGCCGAGACGACGATCCGGTCGACGAGACCGCGCCGCTCGTCGAACTGCTCACCGCGCTGGCGCCGCCGTTGCGCAGCGTGCTGCGCCGGCGGCTGCGCGCTGCCGGCGCACTCGACCCGGTCGTCATCGACATCGACACGGCCGAACGCATGGTGCGCCCGTTCACGTGGCTGCTTCGTCGCGTCGGTGCCGATGGGCTCACCCTGACGAAGGCGGGGTGGATGCCTCCGGCCACCGTGCGCGAGGGGATGACCGCTCTCGGCTGGATCGACGAGTGGTTCGGCACAGCCAACCGAGAAGACAACACGAGCCCGATCCGCGAGCTGCGCGCGGCGGCCCGCACGTTCGGACTCGTTCGCGTCGCCAAAGGGCGCCTGCTGCGCACCGCCAACGGCACGAAACTGGCTGACGACCCGATTGCGCTCTGGCGCTTCATCGCCACCGCCCTCGTCGAACGCCGACGCGGTGAGGCCGATCGCCTCGCGGCGATGCTCGTGGCCGTCGAGGTCGCGTGCGGCGGTGACGGCGAACTCCAGCCACTGAGCAGCGCCGTCGCCCGCGGCCTCGACGCGCTCGGATGGCGACGGCCCGACAACTGGCCGCTGGCTGCAGACGACGCCCGCTACCTGGTGCGCCCGATCTGGTACACGCTCGGTCAGCTCGCGGTGTTCGGCCCCGACCACGACCGAGTGTTCGCCTGGCCGCTCCCGCCACGTCCGCCGGTGGCCGAGGGGCGTGCGTTCGCGAGGGCGATGCTCGGGATACGGTAA